In Calothrix sp. PCC 7507, one DNA window encodes the following:
- a CDS encoding murein hydrolase activator EnvC, translating into MKALFLQHWKFWLCLLILCCILVWLPAHAASIDSLRQQQQQVKQQRQDVVKERDRLTNLHHAAQNRLTGLKQNITTTNSQIQDSELRLRLATKRLQQLEVNLAQAESVYEQRQVATVARLRFLQRSPASQGWGVLLQSQDISDFISRRHQLRLVYQTDQQILAKLNAQAKRINKQKTAVAQQKNEIALIRQELLAQKSDYQAQAQSQSDLILRLNSDRLSLEAAQNQLERDSKNLEILIQQKVAAAQAKTNSRTNMILGTGMLAFPSDAPTSSPFGWRMHPVLGYRRFHAGLDFAASYGSTIRAADSGTVIYAGWYGGYGKAVIIDHGQGITTLYGHTSELFVSEGQGVQRGQAIAAVGSTGLSTGPHLHFEVRRNGTPINPADYL; encoded by the coding sequence ATGAAAGCGCTATTTCTGCAACACTGGAAATTTTGGTTATGTTTGTTGATACTTTGCTGTATTCTGGTCTGGCTACCAGCACATGCAGCATCAATTGATAGTCTGCGACAGCAGCAGCAACAAGTTAAACAGCAGCGTCAGGATGTGGTGAAGGAACGCGATCGCCTAACTAATCTGCATCATGCAGCTCAAAATCGCCTGACTGGTTTAAAACAAAATATCACAACCACTAACAGTCAAATTCAAGATAGCGAGTTGCGATTACGACTGGCTACTAAACGTCTCCAGCAGTTAGAGGTTAATTTAGCGCAGGCGGAAAGTGTTTATGAACAACGCCAAGTAGCAACTGTGGCTAGGTTGCGGTTTTTGCAGCGATCGCCTGCTTCGCAAGGATGGGGTGTTTTGCTGCAAAGCCAAGACATCAGCGACTTTATCAGCCGTCGTCATCAGCTGAGGTTAGTTTATCAGACAGACCAGCAAATTTTGGCAAAACTCAACGCCCAAGCCAAGCGAATTAATAAACAAAAAACCGCAGTCGCACAGCAAAAAAACGAAATTGCCTTGATTCGTCAGGAATTACTGGCACAAAAATCTGATTATCAAGCGCAAGCGCAATCACAGTCAGATTTGATTCTCCGTCTGAATAGCGATCGCCTATCCTTAGAAGCAGCGCAAAACCAGTTAGAGAGAGATTCTAAAAATTTAGAAATCCTCATTCAACAAAAGGTAGCAGCAGCACAGGCAAAAACCAACAGTCGGACAAACATGATTCTCGGAACTGGGATGCTAGCATTTCCCAGCGATGCACCTACAAGTAGTCCCTTTGGTTGGCGGATGCATCCAGTTCTTGGTTATCGCCGCTTTCACGCTGGGTTAGATTTTGCCGCTAGCTATGGCAGTACAATTCGAGCAGCGGATTCCGGAACAGTGATTTATGCTGGGTGGTATGGTGGCTATGGCAAGGCTGTAATTATCGACCACGGACAAGGAATAACTACACTATATGGACATACCAGCGAGTTGTTTGTTTCCGAAGGACAAGGAGTGCAAAGAGGACAAGCGATCGCTGCAGTCGGTTCCACAGGTTTATCTACCGGGCCTCACCTCCACTTTGAAGTCCGGCGCAACGGCACACCCATCAACCCCGCCGATTATCTTTAG
- a CDS encoding DUF29 domain-containing protein, producing MNKISVKTLYEQDFALWIVDTVSKLKAEEFNQVDWDNLIEEIESLGKKDKRELKNRLTTLFEHALKLQYVPLPDFYRGWEVTIKRTQSQLRDILKDSPSLQNYLLEIYTDCYQEALENVQIEYDAPFPDICHFSSDIDSLLTKKNLQ from the coding sequence ATGAACAAAATATCAGTAAAAACCCTCTACGAGCAAGATTTTGCTCTCTGGATTGTAGATACTGTCAGTAAACTAAAAGCAGAGGAATTTAATCAAGTTGATTGGGATAATTTGATTGAGGAAATTGAATCCTTGGGAAAGAAAGATAAGCGAGAGTTGAAAAATCGCCTCACCACTTTATTTGAACATGCTTTAAAACTTCAATATGTTCCTCTGCCAGATTTTTATCGTGGCTGGGAAGTGACAATCAAAAGAACCCAATCGCAGTTGAGAGATATTCTAAAAGATTCTCCTAGTTTACAGAATTATTTACTAGAAATTTACACCGATTGCTATCAAGAAGCTCTAGAAAATGTGCAGATTGAATATGATGCTCCTTTTCCTGACATTTGCCATTTTTCAAGTGATATAGACAGTTTATTAACAAAAAAAAATTTGCAGTAA
- a CDS encoding glycosyltransferase family 2 protein, with translation MIVKNEAATLPKCLNSVKNFVDEMIVLDTGSSDRTPEIATAYGATVHHFQWCNDFSAARNAALKHVTGDWILVLDADETLTPEIVPQIHSTIESEEYLLINLVRHEVGAEQSPYSLVSRLFRNHPDIHFSRPYHALVDDSVSEILTTESHWQIGYLQGVAILHKGYQKAAIAQGNKYAKARAAMEQFLATHPDDPYVCSKLGALYVETGKIDQGLELLTRGVAAGTENYEILYELYYHLGIAHSRLQNSLQAISHYQAAIKLPIYPILKLGAYNNLGNLFKAAGDLQGAKIAYETTLKIDPNFATGHYNLGMIRKALGLFTDAIASYQKAIKLKPNYADAYQNLGVVQLKVGNVQASVIAFKNAIALHAENNPEEAQRLRQGLREMGLI, from the coding sequence ATGATTGTAAAAAATGAAGCAGCAACGTTGCCTAAGTGCCTAAATAGCGTCAAAAATTTCGTAGATGAAATGATAGTGTTAGATACAGGTTCGAGCGATCGCACTCCAGAAATCGCTACAGCCTACGGTGCAACAGTACATCACTTTCAATGGTGTAATGACTTTAGTGCTGCCCGTAATGCAGCGCTCAAACATGTCACAGGGGACTGGATTTTGGTATTGGATGCTGATGAGACGCTGACACCAGAGATTGTGCCACAGATTCACTCCACAATCGAAAGCGAAGAATATCTGCTAATCAATCTAGTCCGCCATGAAGTGGGTGCAGAACAATCTCCTTATTCTCTGGTTTCTCGACTATTTCGCAATCATCCAGATATTCACTTTTCCCGTCCTTACCATGCTTTAGTCGATGACAGCGTCTCGGAAATTTTAACAACAGAATCCCATTGGCAGATAGGTTATTTACAAGGGGTAGCTATTCTGCATAAGGGGTATCAAAAAGCAGCGATCGCCCAAGGTAATAAGTATGCCAAAGCACGAGCAGCAATGGAACAATTTCTGGCTACTCATCCTGATGACCCTTATGTTTGCAGCAAATTAGGGGCATTATATGTGGAAACTGGCAAGATTGACCAAGGTCTGGAGTTGCTGACAAGAGGAGTCGCAGCTGGTACAGAAAATTACGAGATTTTGTATGAACTCTATTACCATTTAGGCATTGCTCATAGTCGGTTACAAAATTCTCTACAAGCTATTTCCCACTATCAAGCGGCAATCAAGTTGCCCATTTATCCTATTCTGAAGTTGGGGGCATATAACAATTTAGGCAACTTATTCAAAGCCGCTGGAGATTTGCAAGGTGCAAAAATCGCTTACGAAACAACTTTGAAAATTGACCCCAATTTTGCTACTGGACATTATAACCTGGGGATGATACGCAAAGCTTTGGGTTTATTCACGGATGCGATCGCCTCTTATCAAAAAGCCATCAAGTTAAAACCCAACTATGCAGACGCTTATCAAAATTTGGGGGTAGTGCAGCTCAAAGTTGGGAATGTCCAAGCTAGTGTTATCGCTTTCAAAAATGCGATCGCCCTTCATGCAGAAAATAACCCCGAAGAAGCACAGCGACTACGCCAGGGGTTGCGAGAGATGGGGTTGATTTAG
- a CDS encoding DUF72 domain-containing protein: MNFFIGCAVWAYKGWVGELYPQGTRTTDFLHLYSRRFTTVEGNTTFYATPNQETVSRWASETPPDFEFCLKLPRDITHKGLLQPYIPAALKFLEEMRPLGKRLGPIFAQLPPSYAPTLLEDLTTFLAAWPRSVTPLALEVRHQDWFKEPHASNLTTLLEKLGVGRVLLDTRPIYSGDDDPQLDSERRKPKLPVEFSVTAPFSLIRFISHPDLSVNQPFMAEWVTQIQQWLEAGVRIYFFVHCPTEEHSPITARHFQQLLEQSGIDIPPLPWNNLDRPPNQLSLW, from the coding sequence GTGAACTTCTTTATTGGGTGTGCAGTCTGGGCATATAAAGGATGGGTAGGCGAACTTTATCCTCAAGGTACTCGCACTACTGACTTTCTTCACCTCTACAGCCGTCGCTTCACCACGGTTGAAGGGAATACCACGTTTTATGCTACACCCAACCAAGAAACCGTCAGCCGTTGGGCTAGTGAAACACCACCTGATTTTGAATTCTGCCTGAAATTACCACGAGACATCACCCACAAAGGTTTACTACAGCCTTATATCCCTGCGGCTCTCAAATTTCTTGAGGAGATGCGCCCTCTGGGTAAGCGTTTGGGTCCGATATTTGCCCAGCTACCACCGAGTTACGCACCCACGTTATTAGAAGATTTGACCACCTTTCTCGCAGCTTGGCCGCGTTCAGTTACGCCTCTAGCGCTAGAAGTTAGACATCAAGACTGGTTTAAGGAACCCCATGCTAGTAATTTGACGACGCTTTTAGAAAAGTTAGGTGTGGGCAGAGTTCTGTTAGATACGCGCCCGATCTATAGCGGAGATGATGACCCGCAATTAGACTCAGAACGGCGCAAACCCAAATTACCAGTAGAATTTAGCGTCACAGCACCTTTTAGCCTAATTAGATTTATCTCACATCCTGATTTATCTGTGAATCAGCCTTTTATGGCAGAGTGGGTGACACAGATTCAGCAGTGGTTGGAAGCAGGAGTACGGATTTATTTTTTTGTACATTGTCCCACAGAAGAACATTCTCCTATCACAGCACGCCACTTTCAACAACTATTAGAACAAAGTGGTATCGATATTCCACCTCTACCGTGGAATAACCTGGATCGTCCTCCCAATCAACTCAGTTTATGGTGA
- a CDS encoding pyridoxal phosphate-dependent aminotransferase has protein sequence MKLAARVSQVTPSLTLAIAAKAKAMKAEGIDVCSFSAGEPDFDTPAHIKAAAVKALDEGKTKYGAAAGEPKLREAIAHKLKTDNGLDYQSENVIVTNGGKHSLYNLIVALIDPGDEVIIPSPYWLSYPEMVTLVGGVSVIVRTDAATGYKITPEQLRKAITPKTKLFILNSPSNPTGMVYTPEEIKALAEVVVDADILVVSDEIYEKILYDGAKHVSIGSLGKEIFNRTLISNGFAKAYSMTGWRLGYLAGPVEIIKAASTIQGHSTSNVCTFAQYGAIAALQSSQDCVEEMRQAFAKRRQVMLDGLNAIPGLSTVKPDGAFYLFPDISKTGLKSLEFCDALLEKHQVAVIPGIAFGADDNIRLSYATDLATIEKGIERLDKFVRSRL, from the coding sequence ATGAAGCTGGCAGCAAGAGTGAGTCAAGTAACGCCTTCTTTAACCTTAGCGATCGCAGCTAAAGCTAAGGCTATGAAGGCAGAGGGTATAGATGTATGTAGTTTTAGCGCTGGAGAACCGGATTTTGACACTCCAGCGCATATCAAAGCAGCAGCAGTAAAAGCTTTGGATGAAGGCAAAACCAAATATGGTGCAGCCGCAGGAGAACCAAAGTTAAGGGAAGCGATCGCCCACAAGCTGAAAACCGATAATGGTCTAGATTATCAGTCTGAGAATGTCATTGTTACCAATGGTGGTAAGCATTCTCTATATAACTTGATAGTCGCCCTGATTGATCCAGGTGATGAGGTAATCATCCCGTCCCCTTATTGGCTGAGTTATCCCGAAATGGTAACTCTGGTTGGTGGGGTGTCAGTGATTGTTCGCACTGATGCCGCAACTGGTTATAAAATTACTCCTGAACAATTGCGTAAAGCGATTACGCCGAAAACAAAGCTATTTATCCTCAATTCTCCATCAAATCCCACTGGGATGGTGTACACGCCAGAGGAAATTAAAGCCCTGGCGGAGGTAGTTGTTGATGCAGACATCTTAGTTGTCTCTGATGAGATTTACGAAAAGATTCTCTATGACGGTGCAAAACATGTCAGCATTGGTTCCCTGGGGAAGGAAATTTTTAATCGCACCTTGATTAGTAACGGGTTTGCTAAAGCTTACTCGATGACAGGGTGGCGATTGGGTTATTTAGCGGGGCCAGTAGAAATTATTAAAGCCGCAAGTACCATCCAAGGGCATAGTACATCTAACGTTTGTACCTTTGCCCAATATGGTGCGATCGCCGCGCTACAAAGTTCTCAAGACTGCGTCGAAGAAATGCGCCAAGCTTTTGCTAAACGGCGACAGGTAATGCTAGACGGACTTAACGCCATCCCCGGATTGAGTACTGTTAAACCTGATGGTGCTTTTTATCTGTTCCCTGACATCAGCAAAACCGGACTGAAATCCCTAGAATTTTGTGACGCTTTGTTAGAAAAACATCAAGTCGCTGTCATTCCCGGAATCGCCTTTGGTGCTGATGACAATATCCGCCTTTCCTACGCCACCGATTTGGCAACAATTGAAAAGGGAATTGAGCGATTGGATAAGTTTGTGCGATCGCGTCTTTAG
- a CDS encoding ABC transporter substrate-binding protein, with product MKNPITHQTALLFTCSLLFIACSTSTNSRTEFAGASDAIPIGIAFAQTSNVALLGQEGTDGVKIAQKYFNDKGGINGKPIKLIFQDTGGDEVGAINAFQTLINQSKVVGIIGPTLSQQAFSTDPIAERHQVPVIGASNTAKGIPEIGDYVARVSSSVTVVAPYAVKAALKQNPQIKKVAVFYAQNDAFNKSETEIFQKTVKDLNLNLVTVQKFQTTDTDFQTQASNAINSKADLAIISGLAVDGGNLVKQLRELGYKGIIIGGNGFNTSHIFSVCRALCDGVIIAQAYSPEYPNAINKAFRQAYMAQYHREPPQVSAQAFAALQVYVEALQSLDKKSKINKLTLPQLRTELNQELLKGKYQTPLGEIAFTPVGDVIQKEFYVARLKMAADGINGKFSYQ from the coding sequence ATGAAAAATCCCATTACTCATCAAACTGCTTTATTATTTACATGCTCTCTACTGTTCATAGCCTGTAGTACAAGTACCAATTCTCGTACAGAATTCGCAGGTGCATCTGACGCTATTCCTATAGGTATTGCCTTTGCTCAAACCAGTAATGTAGCATTACTTGGTCAAGAGGGAACTGATGGCGTAAAAATTGCCCAAAAATATTTCAACGATAAAGGAGGTATCAACGGTAAACCGATTAAGTTGATATTTCAAGATACAGGCGGCGATGAAGTTGGAGCCATTAATGCTTTTCAAACTTTAATTAATCAAAGTAAAGTTGTAGGCATTATTGGCCCTACTCTATCGCAACAAGCTTTTAGCACTGATCCTATTGCAGAACGTCATCAAGTTCCAGTTATCGGAGCATCAAATACTGCTAAAGGTATTCCTGAAATTGGTGATTATGTGGCGCGTGTTTCTTCATCTGTGACTGTTGTCGCTCCTTATGCTGTGAAAGCTGCTCTCAAGCAAAATCCTCAAATTAAAAAAGTAGCTGTATTCTACGCTCAAAATGATGCTTTCAATAAATCAGAAACAGAAATATTTCAGAAAACAGTTAAGGATTTAAACTTAAATTTAGTCACAGTCCAAAAGTTCCAAACTACAGATACTGACTTTCAAACTCAAGCCAGCAACGCGATTAATTCAAAAGCTGATTTAGCGATTATCTCCGGTTTAGCTGTAGATGGAGGTAATTTAGTTAAGCAACTACGAGAACTTGGTTATAAAGGTATAATTATTGGTGGTAATGGATTCAATACATCGCATATATTTTCTGTATGCAGAGCGCTTTGTGATGGCGTGATTATTGCTCAAGCTTACAGTCCTGAATATCCCAACGCCATTAACAAGGCATTTCGTCAAGCCTACATGGCACAATATCATCGAGAACCACCCCAAGTTAGCGCCCAAGCTTTTGCCGCATTACAGGTATATGTAGAAGCTCTGCAATCTTTAGATAAAAAAAGCAAAATTAATAAATTAACCCTGCCACAGCTGCGTACAGAATTAAATCAGGAGCTATTAAAAGGGAAATACCAAACTCCTCTTGGTGAAATTGCTTTCACACCAGTAGGTGATGTGATTCAAAAAGAGTTTTATGTTGCACGGCTCAAAATGGCAGCCGACGGTATCAATGGTAAGTTCAGTTATCAGTGA
- a CDS encoding Crp/Fnr family transcriptional regulator, producing MLSPVVTLSIFQKQPNPQVFSAGQVIFAEGEPGEFIYGILEGEVDVLVNGKVVEAIETGEVFGAGVLVGVKNRTYTAVAKTDTKLAFLDEETFLFAVQETPVFALKVMKSYSERLSRVERELASLSV from the coding sequence ATGTTAAGTCCTGTAGTTACACTCAGCATCTTTCAAAAACAGCCAAATCCTCAAGTATTTTCCGCAGGTCAAGTTATTTTTGCAGAAGGAGAACCTGGCGAATTTATATATGGAATTCTGGAAGGAGAGGTTGACGTATTAGTCAATGGGAAAGTAGTAGAAGCAATCGAAACTGGGGAAGTTTTTGGTGCTGGTGTACTTGTAGGAGTAAAAAATAGAACCTATACAGCTGTTGCTAAGACTGATACTAAGCTAGCTTTTCTTGATGAAGAAACATTTCTCTTTGCTGTTCAAGAAACACCCGTATTTGCTCTTAAGGTAATGAAAAGTTACTCAGAACGTCTCAGTCGCGTTGAACGTGAACTCGCAAGCCTCTCAGTCTAA
- a CDS encoding FAD-dependent oxidoreductase, with protein sequence MTAESQQKRVVVVGAGWAGLGATYHLAKQGYDVTLLEAGSYPGGLVAGWKTAAGKSVEAGIHGFWYPYRNIFSLINELEINPFTTWTRSAQYSPAGLEVESPIFQDLPRLPAPLGTFLYTQFQRLPLIDRLSALPLLYAVVDFDNSDAAWRRYDLLTARELFKDFAVSARLYKDAFEPMLLVGLFAPGEQCSAAATLGMLYFFILAHQHDFDVVWCRGTVGEKIFSPWVEQIEKAGATVLSKRRVTDLIVDSNNRATGVVCGDEVFAADAVIFAVGITGMKKIVSSSPSLQSREEFRNLHNLGAIDVLATRLWFDRKIDIPRPSNACFGFDATTGWTFFDLNALHDEYKDEPGTVIEADFYHANQFLNLSDVEIVSIVQGYLATCVPAFQSAKVIDSSVIRLPQAVTHFAPGSYRHMLPAKTSFENVFMSGDWIVNRHGSWSQEKAYVTGLEAANLVVSALGRGQLAEILSVEEDEAHIQVARTINRTMRHLGKSILPDFWLP encoded by the coding sequence ATGACAGCAGAGTCACAACAAAAACGGGTAGTAGTTGTAGGTGCTGGTTGGGCTGGTTTGGGAGCAACCTACCACTTAGCCAAACAAGGGTATGATGTGACACTGCTAGAAGCAGGTTCCTATCCCGGTGGATTAGTCGCAGGCTGGAAAACAGCCGCAGGAAAATCTGTAGAAGCAGGTATTCATGGCTTCTGGTATCCTTACAGAAATATTTTTTCCCTGATCAATGAATTAGAAATTAATCCTTTCACAACTTGGACTCGTTCTGCTCAATATTCCCCCGCAGGATTGGAAGTTGAATCCCCAATATTTCAAGATTTACCACGACTCCCGGCACCTCTGGGCACATTTCTCTACACTCAATTTCAGCGATTGCCATTAATTGACCGTCTTAGTGCCTTACCTTTACTTTATGCCGTCGTTGATTTCGACAATTCTGATGCAGCTTGGCGACGTTATGACTTGCTCACCGCCCGTGAATTGTTCAAAGATTTTGCTGTTTCTGCAAGGCTATATAAAGATGCTTTTGAACCCATGTTATTGGTGGGTTTATTTGCCCCTGGAGAACAATGTTCAGCCGCCGCCACGTTAGGAATGCTCTACTTTTTTATTCTGGCTCACCAACATGATTTTGATGTAGTTTGGTGTCGGGGAACTGTGGGGGAAAAGATATTTTCTCCTTGGGTAGAACAGATTGAAAAGGCTGGTGCAACAGTGCTATCAAAACGCCGTGTCACTGACCTAATTGTTGATAGTAATAATCGAGCGACGGGTGTTGTCTGCGGTGATGAAGTGTTTGCAGCCGATGCTGTAATTTTTGCCGTGGGTATCACAGGTATGAAAAAAATTGTCTCTTCTAGTCCTAGCTTACAAAGCCGTGAAGAATTCCGCAATTTGCATAATTTGGGAGCCATTGATGTTTTAGCAACGCGGCTATGGTTTGACCGTAAAATTGACATTCCTCGTCCTTCTAATGCTTGCTTTGGATTTGATGCTACAACGGGATGGACATTTTTTGATTTGAATGCTTTGCATGATGAATATAAAGATGAACCAGGTACAGTGATTGAGGCTGATTTTTATCACGCCAATCAATTTCTCAATCTGAGTGATGTAGAAATTGTCTCGATAGTCCAGGGTTATTTAGCAACTTGTGTACCAGCATTTCAATCAGCAAAAGTTATTGATAGCAGTGTGATTCGTTTACCACAGGCAGTAACACACTTTGCCCCTGGTAGCTATCGACATATGTTGCCTGCTAAAACAAGTTTTGAGAATGTATTTATGAGTGGAGATTGGATAGTCAATCGTCACGGTTCTTGGTCACAAGAAAAGGCTTATGTTACAGGTTTAGAGGCGGCTAATTTAGTAGTTTCTGCTTTAGGAAGAGGTCAATTAGCAGAAATTTTATCTGTTGAGGAAGATGAAGCACATATACAAGTAGCGAGAACTATTAACCGAACTATGCGACATTTAGGTAAATCTATCTTGCCTGATTTTTGGCTACCATAA
- a CDS encoding Uma2 family endonuclease, with protein MVIAANNLALPDHTQLPDSDGTFVKNFQEHPQSILLTDSILPRLQEIHPDGYYCIGQDSGIYWRLTDPPEKGAEAPDWFYVPNVPPTLNGQFRRSYVFWQELIAPLIVLEFVSGNGEEERDKTPYKGKFWIYENIIRPPYYGIYEVKKSSVEVYQLITNHYEKMLPNSRGRYLIEPMGVELGIWQGHFMFNTEVPWLRWWDEQGNLLLTGDERAEAERQRAEAERQRAEAERQRAETERQRADTVEQENESLRERLRALGVDPDTVG; from the coding sequence ATGGTGATCGCAGCCAACAATCTTGCTCTACCAGATCACACCCAGCTACCAGATTCTGATGGTACTTTTGTGAAAAATTTTCAGGAACATCCGCAAAGTATTCTCTTGACCGATTCCATTCTGCCACGGTTACAAGAAATTCATCCTGATGGATATTATTGCATTGGTCAAGATTCCGGCATATACTGGCGGCTCACAGATCCACCAGAAAAAGGTGCAGAAGCACCAGATTGGTTTTATGTACCTAATGTTCCCCCAACTCTCAATGGTCAATTCCGACGTTCTTATGTCTTTTGGCAAGAATTGATTGCGCCATTGATTGTTTTAGAATTTGTGTCAGGAAATGGTGAGGAAGAACGGGATAAAACTCCCTACAAAGGGAAATTCTGGATTTATGAAAATATTATCCGTCCACCTTATTATGGTATTTACGAAGTCAAAAAATCGTCCGTGGAAGTCTATCAATTGATTACTAATCATTACGAAAAAATGCTTCCTAATAGTAGAGGACGTTATTTAATTGAGCCTATGGGTGTGGAGTTGGGGATTTGGCAAGGTCATTTTATGTTCAATACAGAAGTGCCTTGGTTGCGGTGGTGGGATGAACAAGGTAATTTACTCCTAACTGGAGATGAGCGTGCGGAAGCTGAACGCCAACGTGCGGAAGCTGAACGCCAACGTGCGGAAGCTGAACGCCAACGTGCGGAAACTGAACGCCAACGTGCGGACACGGTAGAACAAGAAAATGAGTCTTTGCGTGAACGTTTGCGTGCCTTGGGTGTCGATCCTGATACCGTGGGTTAG
- the glsA gene encoding glutaminase A: MTEISDLQSIPAVVSPFDSYLTDLHTNYQSLNDGAVANYIPELALANPAWFGISVVAVDGQIFEVGDCQQQFTLQSISKAFVYGLALEDHGREYVNSKVSVEPTGEAFNSIVLDEKTNRPYNPMVNSGAIATTDLIKGNSATERLKRILDMFRRYTGTELSINVPVFLSERATGNRNRAIAYLMLNCGMVSDRIEETLDLYFQQCSILVNAHNLAVMAATLANGGVNPVTQERAIDERYVQDVISVMLTCGMYDYSGEWAYRVGIPAKSGVGGGITAVVPEKIGVGIFSPLLDKKGNSVRGTKVCEDLSRDFGLHLFNVAKPERDLLSWIVGGKEAREQGAGCKGDSKKY; this comes from the coding sequence ATGACAGAAATCAGTGATTTACAGTCAATTCCAGCTGTTGTCTCTCCATTTGACTCTTATCTCACCGACTTGCATACAAATTATCAATCTTTGAATGATGGTGCAGTTGCTAACTATATTCCTGAACTAGCATTAGCTAACCCTGCTTGGTTCGGGATATCTGTTGTTGCAGTTGATGGTCAAATTTTTGAGGTAGGGGATTGTCAGCAGCAGTTTACTCTCCAGTCGATTTCTAAAGCCTTTGTCTATGGTTTGGCGCTGGAGGATCATGGTAGGGAGTACGTCAATAGTAAGGTGAGTGTAGAGCCAACAGGGGAAGCGTTTAACTCCATTGTTCTAGACGAGAAAACCAATCGTCCGTATAACCCGATGGTCAATTCCGGAGCGATCGCTACTACTGATTTAATTAAAGGTAATAGTGCCACTGAACGTCTAAAACGTATCCTGGATATGTTTCGTCGTTACACAGGTACAGAATTGAGTATCAATGTTCCGGTTTTTTTATCAGAGAGAGCAACCGGGAACCGCAACCGAGCGATCGCCTATTTAATGCTTAACTGTGGCATGGTAAGCGATCGCATTGAAGAAACCCTCGACCTCTATTTTCAGCAATGTTCCATTCTGGTTAATGCTCACAACCTAGCAGTCATGGCTGCTACCCTCGCTAATGGTGGTGTTAACCCAGTTACCCAAGAACGGGCAATTGATGAGCGTTATGTCCAAGATGTAATTAGCGTTATGCTCACCTGTGGGATGTATGACTATTCTGGGGAATGGGCCTACCGCGTGGGAATTCCTGCCAAAAGTGGTGTGGGTGGTGGGATTACTGCCGTAGTTCCTGAGAAAATTGGCGTGGGGATATTCTCACCACTTTTAGATAAAAAAGGAAATAGTGTCAGGGGTACAAAGGTTTGTGAGGATCTTTCGAGAGATTTTGGATTACATCTATTTAACGTGGCTAAACCCGAACGAGATTTGCTTTCATGGATTGTAGGTGGTAAAGAAGCAAGGGAGCAGGGTGCAGGGTGCAAGGGGGATAGTAAAAAATACTAG